From Fundulus heteroclitus isolate FHET01 chromosome 14, MU-UCD_Fhet_4.1, whole genome shotgun sequence, the proteins below share one genomic window:
- the LOC105921925 gene encoding tripartite motif-containing protein 16-like: MAEQGYQIDSVKFSCSICLDLLKTPVTIPCGHNYCMNCIGNFWDDEDKKQSHSCPQCRQTFTPRPVLMKNTMLAELVEDLKKTGLQAAPADLCYAEPEDVACDVCTGRKMKAVKSCLVCLVSYCENHLQPHHDVPGLQKHKLVNPSKDLQQNICSRHDEVMKIFCRTDKQCICYLCTMDEHKGHETVPAAAERAEKQKELQVRRQQIQQRIQDQEKDVKLLQQEVEAINVSADKAVEDSEKIFSEMIRLIQKRSSDVKQQIRSQQETKVSRVKELQEKLEQEIPELKRKDAELEQLSDIEDHNQFLLNYPSLSALSESTHSPSINIRPLRYFEDVTAAVSELREKLEDILNQEQTKTTLPVTKVDAATKMDAAMKVDPVLKVDVLQSEQEPTTREDFLKYSRKLTLNPSTAHKYLELSEGNRKVTMTNKDQCYSDDEDRFTRRWQVLSRSRLTGRYYWEVEWSGTSVEIAVAYRDIEREGNTDDSSFGSNENSWALSCSTTGYIFYSDGDHISIPGPVSSRVGVYLDHSAGILSFYSVFGADCCFCKEVMILLHREITTFSEPLHAGIWLSRATGTTAEIIKFKK; the protein is encoded by the coding sequence ATGGCAGAGCAAGGCTATCAGATTGATTCTGTGAAATTCTCCTGCTCCATATGTCTGGATCTCCTAAAGACTCCGGTGACTATCCCCTGTGGACACAATTACTGCATGAACTGTATTGGAAACTTTTGGGACGATGAGGACaagaaacaaagccacagctgccctcagtgtAGACAGACGTTCACACCGAGGCCTGTTTTGATGAAAAACACCATGTTAGCAGAGTTGGTGGAGGatctgaagaagactggactccaagctgctccagctgatctctgctatgctgaacctgaagatgtggcctgtgatgTCTGCACTGGGAGGAAGATGAAAGCTGTCAAGTCCTGCCTGGTTTGCTTGGTTTCATACTGTGAGAATCACCTCCAACCTCACCATGATGTCCCTGGACTGCAGAAGCACAAGCTGGTGAATCCCTCCAAGgacctccagcagaacatctgctctcgtcatgatgaggtgatgaagatctTCTGTCGTACTGATAAGCAgtgtatctgttatctctgcactatggatgaacataaaggccatGAAACAgtcccagctgcagcagaaagggcTGAGAAGCAGAAGGAGCTCCAGGTGAGACGACAACaaatccagcagagaatccaggaccaagagaaagatgtgaagctgcttcaacaggaggtGGAGGCCATCAATGTCTCTGCTGATAaagcagtggaggacagtgagaagatcttcTCTGAGATGatccgtctcatccagaaaagaagctctgatgtgaagcagcagatcagatcccagcaggaaactaaagtgagtcgagtcaaagagcttcaggagaagctggagcaggagatcccagagctgaagaggaaagatgctgagctggagcagctctcagacatagaggatcacaaccagtttctcctcaactacccctcactgtcagcactcagtgagtctacacactcacCCAGCATCAATATTCGTCCCCTGAGatactttgaggatgtgacagcagctgtgtcagagctcaggGAGAAACTAGAGGACATCCTGAATCAGGAACAGACAAAAACCACGTTGCCAGTCACTAAAGTGGATGCAGCCACAAAGATGGATGCAGCCATGAAGGTGGATCCAGTTCTGAAAGTTGATGTCTTACAGTCCGAACAAGAACCAACAACAAGAGAGGACTTCTTAAAGTATTCGCGGAAACTGACATTGAATCCCAGCACAGCACACAAATATCTGGAATTATCtgaaggtaacagaaaagttaCAATGACTAACAAAGACCAGTGTTATTCGGATGATGAGGACAGATTCACCAGAAGATGGCAGGTCCTGAGTAGATCACGTCTGACTGGACGTTattactgggaggtggagtggaGCGGGACCTCAGTCGAAATAGCCGTCGCTTATAGGGATATAGAAAGAGAAGGGAACACAGACGACAGTTCTTTTGGTTCGAATGAGAACTCTTGGGCTTTAAGCTGCAGCACAACAGGTTACATATTTTACAGTGACGGAGATCACATCTCCATCCCAGGTCCAGTTTCCTCCAGAGTcggagtgtacctggatcacagtGCAGGGATTTTGTCTTTCTACAGCGTCTTTGGAGCTGACTGCTGTTTCTGTAAGGAGGTGATGATTCTCCTCCACAGAGAAATAACCACATTCAGTGAGCCGCTACATGCTGGGATTTGGCTTTCACGTGCCACAGGAACCACAGCAGAGATCATTAAATTCAAAAAGTAA